A single Prochlorococcus marinus XMU1410 DNA region contains:
- the mtnP gene encoding S-methyl-5'-thioadenosine phosphorylase has protein sequence MNKEHLLPIEKSRLGVIGGSGFYSMDQIEYLRELEINTPYGKPSDSIKVYNLGNLEIAFIPRHGRTHRLNPSEIPYKANIWALRSLGVRWIIAPSAVGSLQEQIRPLDIVVPDQFIDRTKNRPATFFNEGAVAHVTMGDPFCTNLSRILSEIGEKNIPSGRQLHRGGTYLAMEGPAFSTRAESNLYRSWGCSIIGMTNHTEARLAKEAEIAYSSLSMVTDYDCWHQTHQEVSVEMVLDNLRSNTEVANKIIFEVAKLIEKERPKSKSHFSLKDGLITQKENIPSSTIEKVRIFTDSY, from the coding sequence ATGAATAAAGAGCATTTATTACCAATTGAAAAATCAAGATTAGGAGTGATTGGTGGGAGTGGATTTTATTCAATGGATCAAATAGAGTATTTAAGAGAACTAGAAATCAATACTCCCTATGGTAAACCTTCTGATTCAATAAAAGTATATAATCTTGGAAATCTAGAGATAGCATTCATTCCTAGACATGGCAGAACACATAGATTAAATCCTTCTGAAATCCCTTACAAAGCTAATATTTGGGCTCTAAGATCACTAGGAGTAAGATGGATTATCGCTCCTTCAGCAGTTGGTTCATTACAAGAACAGATCAGGCCACTTGATATAGTGGTTCCAGATCAATTTATAGACCGGACAAAAAATAGACCTGCAACCTTCTTTAACGAAGGAGCAGTGGCACATGTAACTATGGGAGATCCCTTCTGCACAAATTTATCACGTATATTAAGTGAAATCGGAGAAAAAAATATTCCTAGCGGTAGACAATTGCATAGAGGGGGTACCTATCTAGCAATGGAAGGTCCCGCTTTCTCAACTAGAGCAGAATCTAATTTATATAGAAGTTGGGGATGTTCAATAATTGGAATGACGAACCATACAGAAGCAAGATTAGCTAAAGAGGCTGAAATAGCTTACTCCTCATTATCTATGGTTACTGATTATGATTGCTGGCATCAAACTCATCAAGAAGTTTCTGTAGAAATGGTTTTGGATAATCTTAGATCTAATACTGAAGTGGCTAATAAAATAATATTTGAAGTAGCTAAATTAATTGAAAAAGAGAGGCCAAAAAGTAAGTCACATTTTTCATTAAAAGATGGATTGATAACCCAAAAAGAAAATATCCCTAGCTCCACAATAGAGAAGGTAAGGATATTTACTGATTCTTATTAG
- a CDS encoding photosystem II reaction center protein L has protein sequence MQVNENPNKVPVELNRTSLYLGLLSVFVLGILFSSYFFN, from the coding sequence ATGCAAGTAAACGAAAATCCTAACAAAGTTCCAGTTGAACTTAATCGTACAAGCCTTTATTTAGGCTTATTATCAGTCTTTGTATTGGGAATATTATTTTCCAGTTACTTTTTCAATTAA
- a CDS encoding TVP38/TMEM64 family protein — MNKIQKFLSVVFFIAIFVVLIYLIQNYGIEPLRNKIESMGIWAPFGIFILRGVSIILPALPSSAYSLLAGSLLGFQKGYMTIIFSDIVFCQAAFFIARNYGRVPVRNLVGPKAMKKIESFNQNQLEENFFLMTGLLMTGLFDFLSYAIGIGGTRWKIFTPALLISLLISDSILVAVGAGVSQGAGLFLGIALLGMFALATLSGLAKNKMPK, encoded by the coding sequence ATGAATAAAATACAGAAATTTCTCTCAGTAGTTTTTTTTATAGCAATATTTGTTGTATTGATTTATTTAATCCAAAATTATGGGATTGAACCTCTAAGGAACAAAATAGAAAGTATGGGGATTTGGGCTCCTTTTGGAATATTCATACTAAGAGGAGTAAGTATTATTTTACCTGCCCTTCCAAGTTCAGCTTATTCTTTGCTGGCTGGATCATTACTAGGATTTCAAAAAGGTTACATGACCATAATCTTTTCTGATATCGTTTTTTGCCAAGCTGCTTTCTTTATTGCAAGAAATTACGGTCGGGTTCCTGTACGTAATTTAGTAGGCCCGAAAGCAATGAAAAAGATTGAAAGTTTTAATCAGAACCAACTAGAAGAAAATTTCTTTCTTATGACTGGTTTACTAATGACTGGCCTTTTTGATTTTCTAAGCTACGCAATTGGTATTGGAGGTACTCGCTGGAAAATATTTACTCCAGCATTATTAATAAGTCTTCTAATCAGTGACTCTATACTTGTAGCAGTGGGAGCTGGAGTTAGCCAGGGGGCAGGATTATTTTTAGGAATTGCTTTACTAGGAATGTTTGCTTTAGCGACTCTTTCAGGATTAGCAAAAAATAAAATGCCTAAATAA
- a CDS encoding UvrD-helicase domain-containing protein, with product MPQNNNFLFKSLNNQQLQAVKHVCGPLLVVAGAGSGKTKALTHRIANLLENNSIDPYNILAVTFTNKAAKEMKARLEVLLAHELALNQFGQPWTTLKEIDQNQLRANVHQERLQNLWIGTFHSLFSRLLRYDIEKYTDPEGLKWTRQFSIYDETDSQTLVKEIISQDMNLDPKRYDPKKIKRLISNAKNQCLTSNDLLEKADNNFDKTIAEAYKRYRISLSKNNSLDFDDLLLLPVFLLRQNDIVRDYWHKRFKHILVDEYQDTNRTQYELIKLITAGNTEPKKFFNWQDRSIFVVGDADQSIYSFRAADFRILIGFQEDFKTSINDDTKSSLIKLEENYRSSSNILDAANSLIENNSERIDKVLKATKEKGELLTLLSCDDEISEAEAITNKIKSLNNCNQNPIWKNFAILYRTRAQSRVLEESLVRWRIPYTIFGGLRFYDRREIKDAIAYLKVLVNSSDNVSLLRIINVPRRGIGKTTIQKLNELSSRLNIPLWEVLNDKQSLEETIGRSSKGINKFTEIMNDLLCYLENSGPAQLLQLILEKSGYLSDLLSSGTEESEDRRNNLQELINAATQYEEETESGDVEGFLSTAALTTDNDTKKNNPNSVTLMTLHNSKGLEFQNVFITGLEQGLFPSHRSIDTPSLLEEERRLCYVGITRAKERVFLSHARERRLWGGMREATIPSIFLSEIPEDLMDGELPQTGGASIRRDWHLDRLTRVDRNNPNEFVNKPINAVRKLYSGPSKGKSWIVGDMLIHSKFGKGEIIHIFGSGEKISLAVKFGDKGSKILDPRLAPIRYVS from the coding sequence GTGCCTCAAAACAACAATTTCCTTTTTAAGTCCCTAAACAATCAACAACTTCAAGCAGTAAAACATGTTTGTGGACCACTATTAGTTGTAGCAGGTGCAGGTAGCGGGAAAACTAAAGCTCTTACACACAGAATTGCAAATCTTCTTGAAAATAACTCTATAGATCCCTATAACATTCTCGCAGTCACTTTCACTAACAAAGCTGCTAAAGAAATGAAAGCAAGATTAGAGGTCCTTCTAGCCCATGAATTAGCTTTGAATCAATTTGGTCAGCCTTGGACAACTCTCAAAGAAATTGATCAAAATCAATTAAGAGCAAACGTTCACCAAGAAAGGCTTCAGAACCTTTGGATCGGTACTTTCCATTCCTTATTTTCAAGACTTCTGAGATACGATATTGAAAAATATACTGATCCTGAAGGCCTAAAATGGACAAGACAATTTTCAATTTATGATGAAACAGATTCTCAAACATTAGTAAAAGAAATTATCAGTCAAGATATGAATCTTGACCCAAAAAGATATGATCCCAAAAAGATTAAAAGATTAATAAGTAATGCTAAAAATCAATGCTTAACTTCTAATGATCTTTTAGAAAAAGCAGATAATAATTTTGATAAAACAATTGCAGAAGCCTACAAGAGATATAGGATTTCGCTCTCAAAAAATAATTCTTTAGACTTTGATGATCTTCTACTTTTGCCTGTTTTCTTATTGAGGCAAAATGATATAGTCAGAGATTACTGGCACAAAAGATTTAAACATATTTTAGTTGACGAATATCAAGATACAAATAGAACACAATATGAACTTATAAAATTAATTACGGCTGGAAATACTGAACCAAAAAAATTCTTCAATTGGCAAGATAGGTCAATTTTTGTAGTTGGGGATGCTGATCAAAGTATTTATAGTTTCAGAGCAGCTGACTTCAGAATTTTAATTGGTTTTCAAGAAGATTTTAAAACTTCAATCAACGACGATACAAAATCATCTTTAATTAAATTAGAAGAAAATTATAGGTCATCTTCCAATATTCTTGATGCTGCAAACTCACTAATTGAAAACAACTCTGAAAGAATTGACAAAGTTTTAAAGGCTACTAAAGAAAAAGGGGAACTTTTAACGTTACTCAGCTGTGATGATGAAATTTCCGAGGCAGAAGCAATTACCAATAAAATAAAATCACTCAATAACTGTAATCAAAACCCAATTTGGAAAAATTTTGCAATTTTATATCGAACCAGAGCTCAGTCTAGAGTACTAGAAGAATCTCTTGTAAGGTGGCGTATTCCTTATACAATTTTTGGAGGATTGCGTTTTTATGATAGAAGAGAAATTAAAGATGCAATTGCATATTTGAAAGTTCTGGTTAATTCTTCAGATAACGTTAGTCTTTTACGAATCATAAATGTTCCTAGAAGAGGGATTGGTAAGACCACTATTCAAAAACTTAATGAACTATCTAGTAGGTTAAATATCCCATTATGGGAGGTTCTTAATGATAAGCAAAGTCTTGAAGAAACAATAGGCAGATCATCAAAAGGAATTAATAAATTTACTGAAATTATGAATGATCTACTGTGTTACCTAGAAAATTCAGGTCCTGCTCAACTACTACAACTTATATTAGAAAAAAGTGGTTATTTAAGTGACTTGCTCTCTAGTGGGACTGAAGAATCTGAAGATAGAAGAAATAATTTACAAGAACTAATTAATGCAGCTACTCAATATGAAGAAGAAACAGAAAGTGGAGATGTAGAGGGATTTCTTTCTACAGCAGCCTTAACAACTGATAATGATACGAAGAAAAATAATCCTAACTCTGTAACTCTCATGACTCTGCATAATAGTAAAGGTTTAGAATTTCAAAATGTTTTTATCACTGGGCTAGAACAAGGTCTCTTCCCTAGCCATAGATCAATAGATACTCCTTCTCTTCTCGAAGAGGAAAGAAGATTATGCTATGTAGGTATTACTAGAGCTAAAGAAAGAGTTTTCTTAAGTCATGCCAGAGAAAGAAGATTATGGGGCGGCATGCGTGAAGCAACAATTCCTTCAATATTTCTTTCGGAAATACCTGAAGATTTAATGGATGGCGAATTACCACAAACTGGTGGTGCTTCAATTAGAAGAGATTGGCATCTTGATCGTTTAACTAGAGTTGATCGAAACAATCCAAATGAATTTGTTAACAAACCAATAAATGCAGTAAGGAAATTATACTCAGGTCCCAGTAAAGGGAAAAGCTGGATAGTTGGAGATATGCTAATTCACTCAAAGTTTGGGAAAGGTGAAATCATACATATTTTTGGGAGTGGGGAAAAAATATCTTTAGCAGTAAAATTTGGTGATAAAGGAAGTAAAATTCTAGATCCCAGATTAGCTCCAATTCGTTATGTAAGTTAA
- a CDS encoding R-phycoerythrin subunit beta has product MSVSKNNQLLLADKKLNDLSNIKEFINSANSRLDAISSITNNSHAIAADAVTAMICENQDSLNSKISLNTTNKMSVCLRDGEIILRIVAYLLISNDESVLEKSCLKDLKNTYLALGVPLRNARRVFQLMRDATISDLNSTVNNMSGNKGFLPKLISETEFQFERIINLLN; this is encoded by the coding sequence ATGTCAGTTTCAAAGAATAATCAACTATTGTTAGCCGATAAGAAATTAAATGATTTAAGCAATATAAAAGAATTTATTAATAGTGCAAACTCAAGATTAGATGCAATAAGCTCAATTACTAATAATTCACATGCAATTGCAGCAGACGCTGTAACAGCAATGATTTGCGAAAATCAAGATTCACTTAATTCAAAAATATCTTTAAATACAACTAATAAGATGTCCGTTTGTTTAAGAGATGGAGAAATAATCCTAAGGATTGTTGCTTATCTTTTAATTTCTAATGACGAATCAGTTTTAGAAAAAAGTTGTTTGAAGGATCTTAAAAATACTTATCTTGCTCTTGGGGTGCCTTTAAGAAATGCAAGAAGGGTTTTTCAATTAATGCGAGATGCAACTATCTCTGATTTGAATTCAACAGTTAATAATATGAGTGGAAACAAAGGATTTCTTCCTAAATTAATATCTGAAACAGAGTTTCAATTTGAAAGGATAATTAATCTTTTAAACTAG
- a CDS encoding photosystem II reaction center protein J produces the protein MSKLKGPDGRIPDRLPDGRPAVAWERRWTEGTLPLWLVATAGGIAVIFVLGIFFYGSYQGVGAGG, from the coding sequence ATGAGTAAATTAAAAGGACCTGATGGAAGAATTCCAGATAGACTTCCCGACGGTAGACCAGCAGTTGCATGGGAAAGAAGATGGACTGAAGGAACTCTTCCTCTATGGCTTGTTGCTACAGCAGGTGGAATTGCAGTTATCTTTGTTTTAGGAATATTCTTCTATGGCTCATACCAAGGAGTTGGAGCAGGAGGCTAA
- the selD gene encoding selenide, water dikinase SelD, giving the protein MTFNHLVLIGGGHTNVLLLNKWLMSPKLMPEIPVSIISRDSHLVYSAVFPSVLSKSITLEECLIDIKSLAKNAKVSFIEEEVKNIDFNLKKIVLSNRPSVNYSKLVLNYGSQTRIPKEFESLVKNRNAFSIKPFLRAYDLIQKQDIFDSVNELPFVIVGSGLAAIEVSYALRKRWRDRPLKLLCDSRKINNNILKSLRNSNIALVENLDFDYGKILLCTGNTSPSWAQKKLLDSDSNGRIITNQNLQLKSFSGIFAAGDCAVVDSVRRPASGVFAVKVVNTLVQNLKKDVEGGSLKKWFPQRIGLQIVNTFPSHHSKAFAIYRNFVFGPSFLFWILKHKIDLKFVNKFRSKRLIMKSSEKNISLNDCRGCAAKLPQFVLNKSLIKSNLDSFVSFPEDSVEIYQNGEDIILQSVDGFPALVSDPWLNAKITTLHACSDLWACGAKLSSAQALISLPKVEREFQSYLFSQSLQGIKSTVEDHGGELLGGHTFESRSLVNKPYSLGIDISLTVQGILKNGSKQWLKSGMNEGDILMMSRPLGVGIYFAGQMQNINMLESSSEIINNLLKSQQYLIDEIYLFQDQFKESLVNAATDITGYGFIGHLKEMVESSNLYRQSNNLEPLKVLLDLFAFKAYPGVFDLIRIDVKSTFFESNKEIFDKIYKVNKQKRIINFLNENSLDQETFNERISLLLDPQTCGPLLISCNRKYENVLKDKWYKVGEVVKM; this is encoded by the coding sequence ATGACTTTTAATCATCTGGTACTAATTGGAGGAGGACACACAAATGTTCTTTTATTGAACAAATGGTTAATGTCTCCGAAATTAATGCCAGAAATCCCTGTTTCAATTATATCTAGAGATTCTCATTTGGTTTATTCGGCGGTATTCCCATCGGTGCTTTCAAAATCAATCACTTTAGAAGAGTGTTTAATTGATATAAAATCTTTAGCAAAAAATGCAAAAGTTTCTTTTATAGAAGAAGAAGTAAAGAATATTGATTTCAATTTAAAGAAAATTGTTTTAAGTAATAGACCTTCAGTGAATTATTCGAAGTTAGTGCTTAATTATGGAAGTCAAACAAGAATTCCAAAAGAATTTGAGTCACTAGTTAAAAATCGAAATGCTTTTTCAATTAAACCTTTTTTAAGGGCTTATGACCTAATTCAAAAACAGGACATTTTTGATTCAGTTAATGAACTTCCATTTGTAATTGTTGGGAGTGGCCTTGCTGCAATTGAAGTATCATATGCTTTGAGAAAAAGATGGAGAGATAGACCTTTAAAACTATTATGTGATTCAAGAAAAATTAATAATAATATTCTAAAAAGTTTACGGAATTCTAATATTGCTTTAGTTGAAAACCTTGATTTCGATTATGGAAAGATTCTTTTATGCACTGGAAATACATCTCCTTCATGGGCACAAAAAAAATTATTAGATTCGGATTCTAATGGCAGAATAATTACAAATCAGAATTTGCAGTTGAAAAGTTTTTCTGGAATTTTTGCTGCGGGTGATTGTGCAGTTGTAGATTCAGTAAGAAGACCAGCCTCGGGAGTTTTTGCAGTAAAAGTTGTAAATACATTAGTCCAAAATCTTAAAAAGGATGTAGAAGGGGGATCATTAAAAAAGTGGTTTCCTCAAAGGATCGGCTTGCAAATAGTTAATACATTTCCAAGCCATCATTCAAAGGCTTTTGCTATTTATCGCAATTTTGTTTTTGGCCCTTCTTTTCTTTTTTGGATTTTAAAACATAAAATTGATCTGAAATTTGTAAACAAATTTAGATCAAAAAGGCTAATTATGAAAAGTAGTGAAAAAAATATTTCATTGAATGATTGCAGGGGATGTGCAGCTAAACTGCCTCAGTTTGTTTTGAATAAATCATTAATAAAATCTAATTTAGATTCTTTTGTCTCATTCCCTGAAGATTCAGTTGAGATATATCAAAATGGTGAAGATATTATCTTGCAAAGTGTAGATGGATTTCCTGCTTTAGTAAGTGATCCTTGGCTTAATGCAAAAATTACTACTTTGCATGCTTGCTCAGATTTGTGGGCATGCGGAGCAAAACTTTCATCCGCGCAAGCTTTAATTTCATTACCAAAAGTTGAAAGGGAATTTCAGAGTTACCTCTTTTCTCAATCCCTTCAAGGTATTAAATCAACAGTTGAGGATCATGGAGGTGAATTACTTGGAGGACATACTTTCGAGTCAAGAAGTTTAGTAAACAAACCTTATTCATTAGGAATAGATATTTCTTTAACTGTCCAAGGGATTTTAAAAAATGGCTCAAAACAATGGCTTAAATCTGGAATGAATGAAGGAGATATTCTTATGATGTCTAGACCTCTAGGAGTTGGGATTTACTTTGCCGGTCAAATGCAAAATATTAATATGCTAGAAAGTTCTTCTGAAATAATTAATAATTTATTAAAGAGTCAGCAATATTTGATTGATGAAATTTATCTTTTTCAAGATCAATTTAAAGAATCATTAGTCAATGCTGCTACTGACATTACTGGATATGGATTTATTGGACATCTTAAAGAAATGGTTGAATCCTCTAATTTATATAGGCAAAGTAATAATCTTGAGCCACTAAAAGTTTTATTAGATTTATTTGCATTTAAAGCTTATCCTGGAGTATTTGATTTAATAAGAATAGATGTTAAAAGTACTTTCTTTGAATCTAATAAAGAAATTTTTGACAAAATTTATAAAGTAAATAAGCAAAAAAGAATAATTAATTTTTTAAACGAAAATTCATTAGATCAAGAAACTTTTAACGAGAGAATATCATTACTATTAGATCCTCAAACATGTGGACCTTTGTTGATTAGTTGCAATCGTAAATATGAAAATGTTCTAAAGGATAAATGGTACAAGGTTGGAGAGGTTGTAAAAATGTAA
- the psbF gene encoding cytochrome b559 subunit beta — MTNSQAPMQAAEVRVYPIFTVRWLAVHALAIPSVFFLGSIAAMQFVAR, encoded by the coding sequence ATGACTAATTCTCAAGCTCCAATGCAGGCTGCGGAAGTCCGCGTTTATCCTATATTTACTGTCCGTTGGCTAGCAGTTCACGCTCTAGCTATTCCATCAGTATTCTTTTTAGGTTCTATTGCTGCTATGCAATTCGTAGCCCGATAA
- a CDS encoding phycobiliprotein lyase yields the protein MTKNLTTINQFIDKSIGEWKSIRSSHTLAFQEFENSTSKIYIKHINKKNKKVVEIFKNYKFSLNLESIAISINWQAISDWEDDHISEGDETILIFLPKDENSGIVLRNKGYTESFISSSNYFVDKQNNLHIKTIYKSTVSEERISFLSTHVRSRFSTIRNLENNSVIQTSHTSEIRNLASLKD from the coding sequence TTGACGAAGAATCTAACAACAATTAATCAATTCATTGATAAAAGTATAGGAGAGTGGAAATCTATTAGAAGTTCTCACACTTTAGCTTTTCAGGAATTTGAAAACTCAACTAGTAAAATATATATAAAACATATCAACAAAAAAAATAAAAAAGTCGTTGAAATTTTTAAAAATTATAAATTCAGTTTAAACCTAGAGAGCATAGCCATTTCTATAAACTGGCAAGCTATTAGTGATTGGGAAGATGATCATATAAGTGAGGGAGATGAAACTATTCTGATTTTTTTACCCAAAGATGAAAATTCAGGAATTGTTCTAAGAAATAAAGGTTATACAGAATCCTTTATTTCATCATCCAATTATTTTGTTGATAAACAAAATAATTTACACATTAAAACTATTTATAAATCAACAGTTTCCGAAGAAAGAATTTCTTTTTTATCCACTCATGTAAGATCCAGATTTTCTACTATTAGAAATCTGGAAAATAACTCAGTTATACAGACTTCACATACTTCAGAGATAAGAAATTTAGCTAGTTTAAAAGATTAA
- the psbE gene encoding cytochrome b559 subunit alpha yields the protein MAAGSTGERPFFEIITSIRYWIIHAVTLPAIFIAGFLFVYTGLAYDAFGTPRPDSYFQSSESKAPVVTQRYEAKSQLDLRTK from the coding sequence ATGGCCGCAGGTTCAACGGGTGAACGCCCATTCTTTGAAATAATCACCAGTATTAGATACTGGATTATTCATGCAGTAACATTACCAGCTATCTTTATAGCAGGCTTCTTATTTGTATATACAGGCTTAGCCTACGATGCTTTCGGAACTCCTCGTCCAGATAGTTATTTCCAATCATCTGAATCTAAAGCACCTGTTGTAACACAAAGATATGAAGCTAAATCTCAACTAGATTTAAGAACAAAATAA
- a CDS encoding FGGY-family carbohydrate kinase — MPDNFYGGLDFGTSGARISIINLQKQLVYSNSVPYSCSFKNPNSWINSCENLLVSLPIEVKINLNKLAISGTSGTLIPSNLQGESIGEAIPYDQACNEHNTLLESLASGEDHLQTPYSSLAKALKLIDKYGTNILLRHQSDWITGWFLKDWTHGEEGNNLKLGWDLEKESWPKSYLNTSWQKCLPQIVKSGKIIGQVNFDLAERFNLNKKLILISGTTDSNASVIAAGLGREDGLTVLGTTIVVKKIIDKPIKKQGVTNHRVNGHWICGGASNAGCGILSQLFSDSEIKELSRQINPSKNTYLNLLPLNSKGERFPVNNANLEPILYPRPVSDSLYLHALFEGLAKIELKGWKKLGELTGSLPKKIITIGGGSKNPQWRKIREKIINIPIVSCKKTTSFGTALLAINAK, encoded by the coding sequence ATGCCTGACAATTTTTATGGAGGATTAGATTTTGGAACAAGTGGCGCAAGAATATCAATAATTAATCTTCAAAAACAATTAGTATATTCAAATTCAGTACCTTATTCATGCAGCTTTAAAAATCCAAATTCTTGGATCAATTCTTGTGAAAATCTTTTAGTTAGTTTACCTATCGAGGTAAAAATTAACCTTAATAAATTAGCTATCTCCGGCACATCAGGGACTTTAATACCATCCAACTTACAAGGAGAGTCTATAGGAGAAGCAATACCTTATGACCAAGCATGTAATGAACATAATACCCTTCTTGAATCCTTAGCTTCTGGAGAAGATCATCTGCAAACTCCATACAGTAGTCTTGCTAAAGCATTAAAACTGATAGATAAATATGGGACAAATATACTTCTACGTCATCAATCTGATTGGATCACTGGTTGGTTTTTAAAAGATTGGACTCATGGAGAAGAAGGCAATAATCTAAAACTTGGTTGGGATCTAGAAAAAGAATCATGGCCAAAAAGTTATCTCAATACTTCATGGCAAAAATGCCTACCTCAAATAGTAAAAAGTGGGAAAATTATTGGACAAGTGAATTTTGATTTAGCAGAGAGATTTAACTTGAATAAGAAATTAATATTAATTTCAGGCACCACTGACTCTAATGCAAGTGTAATAGCTGCAGGTTTAGGTAGAGAAGATGGTCTCACAGTTTTAGGAACAACTATTGTAGTTAAGAAAATTATTGATAAACCTATAAAAAAACAAGGAGTTACAAACCATCGAGTAAACGGCCATTGGATATGTGGAGGAGCATCAAACGCAGGATGCGGTATCTTGTCTCAGTTATTCTCTGATTCAGAAATAAAGGAGCTCAGTCGACAAATTAATCCATCGAAAAATACTTATTTAAATCTTTTACCTCTTAATAGTAAAGGAGAGAGATTTCCTGTTAATAATGCTAATTTAGAGCCGATACTTTATCCAAGGCCAGTAAGCGACTCACTTTATTTACATGCATTATTCGAGGGGCTAGCCAAGATCGAATTGAAAGGATGGAAAAAACTAGGCGAACTAACAGGTTCCCTTCCAAAAAAAATTATTACTATTGGTGGAGGTTCAAAAAACCCACAATGGAGAAAAATAAGAGAAAAAATTATCAATATACCAATAGTTTCCTGTAAAAAAACTACTTCATTTGGCACTGCCTTATTAGCGATTAATGCAAAATAA
- a CDS encoding CCA tRNA nucleotidyltransferase, with the protein MNDISDYIQGELIKTPFNLYNLIAKYIESNNKTKVAFVGGYLRDLLISKFHKKSFSKPVDIDLVIEGSSISLAKFIKKNIVNVDLCLIKEFNLYNTVEININDYKIDIASARKEIYSAPGLNPTVNKSTIEDDLKRRDFTINSIAFEVSTRKIYDLYGGISDIKSKRLNLLHSNSISDDPSRLIRCAKYASRLDFNISNNSLKQSQETVRQWPWKSSETHQKMIYPPALGIRIRMELAEICKHDNLTNVISIIHKWEIISILDENIKVDKRFLRGLNWIKKLKGNHMLYLLKDSEDLEKACQRFLVNNSEIRILEDYINIKKIFNTNQKNFKHFSPSSWTEFIEDRNLNDETVKLLICDGGPYWRKLFKWLFIYKFIKSKKDGETLKKEGWDPGKEMGKEIKRLRYLEIDKIK; encoded by the coding sequence ATGAACGATATCTCTGATTACATCCAAGGGGAATTAATCAAAACTCCATTTAATCTATATAACCTAATTGCTAAATACATAGAATCTAATAACAAAACTAAAGTAGCTTTTGTTGGCGGTTATTTAAGAGATTTATTAATTAGTAAATTCCACAAAAAATCTTTTTCCAAACCTGTAGATATTGATCTTGTTATTGAAGGATCCTCTATTTCTCTTGCAAAATTTATAAAAAAAAATATTGTAAATGTAGATTTATGTTTAATCAAGGAATTTAATTTATACAACACTGTAGAAATAAATATTAATGACTATAAAATTGATATTGCTTCTGCAAGAAAAGAAATTTATTCTGCTCCAGGCTTAAATCCCACAGTAAATAAAAGTACTATTGAGGACGATCTTAAGAGGCGAGATTTCACTATAAATTCAATAGCCTTCGAGGTCTCGACAAGGAAAATCTATGATCTTTATGGAGGAATTTCTGATATAAAAAGTAAAAGATTGAACTTACTTCACAGTAATAGCATTTCAGATGATCCAAGTAGATTAATTAGATGTGCAAAATATGCTTCAAGGTTAGATTTCAATATTTCAAATAATTCCCTCAAACAATCTCAAGAAACAGTTAGACAATGGCCATGGAAAAGTTCAGAAACTCATCAGAAAATGATTTACCCTCCTGCACTAGGCATACGAATAAGGATGGAACTAGCTGAAATATGCAAACACGATAATTTGACTAATGTGATTTCGATAATTCATAAATGGGAAATTATCTCAATCTTAGATGAAAATATTAAAGTCGATAAAAGATTTTTAAGAGGACTAAATTGGATTAAGAAGTTAAAGGGAAATCATATGCTTTACTTATTAAAAGATTCAGAAGATTTAGAAAAAGCATGTCAAAGATTTTTGGTAAATAATAGTGAGATAAGAATATTAGAAGATTATATAAATATCAAAAAGATATTTAATACAAACCAAAAAAATTTCAAACACTTTTCTCCATCAAGTTGGACAGAATTTATTGAGGACAGAAACCTTAATGATGAGACAGTCAAATTATTAATTTGTGATGGAGGACCATACTGGCGTAAATTGTTTAAGTGGTTATTTATTTACAAATTCATAAAATCAAAAAAAGATGGAGAAACATTAAAAAAAGAAGGATGGGATCCAGGGAAGGAGATGGGAAAGGAAATCAAAAGATTAAGATATTTGGAAATTGACAAAATTAAATAG